GTGCACATGTACGGCATAGCCCGCAAAGATTTAACCCGCCAATTGCACGAATTGGATTAACGTCGGTTTATACGAATGATATCCCGGTCATGAACCCGCGTAGGGGCGCGGTTCCCGCGCCCCCACGCGTCGGTCCATCCATTATATTATTCCCACCCCCATTTTTTACGTATCTCTACACATTATGATTATCATACGTGAAGTGCTGTCAAAAAAAACAGAAGATCATCATGTTCAGCAACAGGGAATCCAGATGACTACAGCGGAGAAACTTTATCATGCAGCAAAAGAGCTTCCTGAACCGGTAGTGGCTGAGATACTTGATTTTGCCGAGTTCCTGCAAAAAAAAATGGCAGATGAACGTGCATCAGGTAAAGAGATGCTGATCGATATAGTTGGTGGTCTGGAGACTTCCGCCACGTTTTTCGGTGATCCGTTAGAAATCCAGAAACGACTACGGGATGAATGGCAATAACTATCTTCTTGATACCAATTTCATTTTGGGGATACTCAAATCAAATCCTGCGTTCTTGTGCTGCAAGAGGATCAAAATCGGCAACCTGTCCATGTGGTTTGGGGAATCGCCCGAGGAAAAGTATCTCCAGCCGTTCTTATAACCGCTTATCGTCCAGATCCCGATAAGTGGGATGATAATTTCACCAGGAGGAAAAGATGAATACCCGAAAACATACAAAGTTTATTCACGAAGGTAACTATGCGGCAGATGTTGAAATTGAGATCATCGATTCTGAAGATGGGTGGGCATCTTATATCAGCCTTGATGATGCGTTAAAACTCGACCGTGTGAGAGAAACATTGAAAACGGGTGATGTTGCTACTGCCAGTAAATATGCGAAAAAAGTCTACGCATTATCGACTGTGACTGTAGCCGCATGAATTGCCTTTAGGGTTGAGCACGCCGGATAGAGCAAAGTGCGTATCGCACAATATCTCCCTGCATCTTATTTGTAGTTCAACGTTGCTCAACAGCGTCAGGTTATCCGTGTTTAACCGGCAACTTTATAGGTTTGCCCCATGGGAAGGAAGCCTGCAACATCACCAGTTGTAAGACGTGACCGGATATGCTCAAACAACGTGATCGTCTTTTTCGAGTATAATCGTTCACCACAATGGGTGCAGACTTCAGCGTTTACGTGTACAACAGCGGTATTATTACCCCCGAGAATCAATTTTTCAACCTCTTTTTCAATCACGTCTCCACCGCATACCGGGCATAGCTCAAACGGGGTCATTGCTTTGTTTGCCTTCTCAGTCATGCTCCAGTGTCAGATTTTAGCAGAAATTTACTATTCCGAAACATGGCGAATTGTGTTCAGATTTATTTCTGCGATGCTGATTTACAGGATGAACAACCGGAGTATCAACGGAGTGCATTAAATTCAATTTGCTCTATGTCCACATGTACGGGATGGCGCGGAAGGATTTGATGCGGTAGTTGCGGGAATTTGGGTGATGCTGCCTGAAAAATAAGGGTAAAAGGTTATATTCTTTATGACCTTAGGACAATTTGCTGCAGAAGAAAACCTGAAACGGATTCATGACCGATATTTTTGTCAGCTATGCTCGTGAAGATCAAGAGCGCGTCAGGCCAATTGTCAAAGAGCTTGAACACCGGAATTGGAGTGTTTTCTGGGATTTGGAAATTCCGCCGGGTGAAACATGGGAGAGCTTTATTGGAAAAGCGCTGGAAGAGTCGTCTTGTGTGCTTGCTGTCTGGTCGCACTCTTCGGTAAATTCTGACTGGGTCAAAGAGGAAGCTGATGAGGCCAAACAAAGAGGGGTTCTTGTTCCTTTGTTTCTTGATACGGTTGATGCACCAAAAGGATTCAGGCGTATTCAGGCTGCTGATATTTCAGGCTGGAAAAACAATAGTTCTTATCCACCATTCCAGTCACTCCTTGCTGCGATAGAGTCAAAAATTTCCTCAGCATCACCGCATGTTGTCAAACCTGCACCAGCACCAAAGTCAGCAGAACGAGGCACCGTTGTACCAACAGCAGTACCCAAAGCGCCACTATTTCAAACGAAAAACAATTCGTCAGAGCGGTTGTTCCCCAAAATACAACGACAGCAGGCGGTGTGGGCGGTTGTTGCTCTCGCAGTGATTATTGTCGGTCTTTTTTATTTTATAAACCATAAAACAGGAAATTCTGTTGTTCCTCTGGAAGTATCCAGCCCCGAAAAAGTGGTTCCTGGCAACAATCCACCAGTGGCCACGAATGTTGCTGCCGAGAAAGCACTGCTCAACGTTGTTGCAGTAGAGCCTGTTGTTCCATCGGTAGTATCCAGCACTGAAAAAGTGGTTTCTGGAAAAAATCTGCCAGCGGATACAAATGTTGCTGTTGAGATGGCACAGCTCAACTTTGTGCCAATTCGTGGTGGTACTTTTTTTATGGGCAGTCCGGGAAGCGAAGATGAGGCATATGATGATGAAGGACCACAGCATCTGGTGCGTCTGAGTGCTTTTTACATGAGCCGTTATGAGGTGACGGTTTCAGAGTTCAGGAAATTTATTGAGGCCACGGAATATCTTACTGATGCTGAACAAGTGAGAAGTAAGCGTGACTGGAAGTGTGGCGTATTGGGCAGTCGGCGACCAGCAAACGAGGATAATCATCCGGTAATTTATGTGAGCTGGAATGATGCAATAAGTTATTGCAAATGGCTCTCGAATAAAACAGGGAAAACATTTAGATTGCCAAAGGAAGAAGAATGGGAGTATGCTTGCCGAGCAGGAAGTCGAACGTCAACGCCGTTTAATACGGGTTACAATCTCACTACATCGCAGGCAAATTATAATGGTCATTTCCCTTATGATCATAATAAGAAAGGTGAGTTTCGTAAGAATACTGTTCCAGTGAATAGTTTTGCTCCAAATAATTGGGGGTTGTACAACATGCATGGTAATGTATGGGAGTGGTGCGAAAATTGGTATGGTCCCTATGGTAGTTCCGATGATACTTTTCAGCGAGTAATTCGTGGTGGTTGCTGGGATCAACATGCCGGGCGTTGCCGGTCGGCTAATCGTGGTTATTATCCACCTGAAAACAGTCTTAATCATGTTGGCTTCCGTGTTGTCTGTGAGCCGTAGTCAGTTGGCAGTTTTCTGACTTTGCTTTTGAGCCAGGCGGAGCCAAAAACAAGGTTGAGGAGAGCGGCAGTAAGGGACGCAGCGCCGCACACCTCAACCGAGCAGGTTGGCATGAACCATAGAAGAGACCGCCTTGGGCGGCCCGATTTTTGAGACCTCTGTCGTGAACCCTGAAAGTCGGATAAAGCGCACACATTAACTGAAAAACATCGCCACCTGAGCACTATTTCAAAAAAAGTTGTGTTTTTTTTAGAAAAACCGCGCTTTTTTCTTGCTTTTTAACGTGTACGTATGTATAATGGGAAACGCACTTTAAAAAGGAGAATACCCCGTGTCTAAACCAGTAACTGGAAAAACTCACGTTGGCGAACGGCGTGAAAGGCGCCCGAATGGCGATATTTACATCTATGAGCGGGTTACAGGCTATAATGAACGAACCAGAAAGACCTATACCGTCAGTCAGAA
The DNA window shown above is from Pelodictyon phaeoclathratiforme BU-1 and carries:
- a CDS encoding YgiT-type zinc finger protein; amino-acid sequence: MTEKANKAMTPFELCPVCGGDVIEKEVEKLILGGNNTAVVHVNAEVCTHCGERLYSKKTITLFEHIRSRLTTGDVAGFLPMGQTYKVAG
- a CDS encoding DUF2281 domain-containing protein, which codes for MTTAEKLYHAAKELPEPVVAEILDFAEFLQKKMADERASGKEMLIDIVGGLETSATFFGDPLEIQKRLRDEWQ
- a CDS encoding SUMF1/EgtB/PvdO family nonheme iron enzyme yields the protein MTDIFVSYAREDQERVRPIVKELEHRNWSVFWDLEIPPGETWESFIGKALEESSCVLAVWSHSSVNSDWVKEEADEAKQRGVLVPLFLDTVDAPKGFRRIQAADISGWKNNSSYPPFQSLLAAIESKISSASPHVVKPAPAPKSAERGTVVPTAVPKAPLFQTKNNSSERLFPKIQRQQAVWAVVALAVIIVGLFYFINHKTGNSVVPLEVSSPEKVVPGNNPPVATNVAAEKALLNVVAVEPVVPSVVSSTEKVVSGKNLPADTNVAVEMAQLNFVPIRGGTFFMGSPGSEDEAYDDEGPQHLVRLSAFYMSRYEVTVSEFRKFIEATEYLTDAEQVRSKRDWKCGVLGSRRPANEDNHPVIYVSWNDAISYCKWLSNKTGKTFRLPKEEEWEYACRAGSRTSTPFNTGYNLTTSQANYNGHFPYDHNKKGEFRKNTVPVNSFAPNNWGLYNMHGNVWEWCENWYGPYGSSDDTFQRVIRGGCWDQHAGRCRSANRGYYPPENSLNHVGFRVVCEP